The following are encoded together in the Juglans microcarpa x Juglans regia isolate MS1-56 chromosome 2D, Jm3101_v1.0, whole genome shotgun sequence genome:
- the LOC121248711 gene encoding leucine-rich repeat extensin-like protein 4 isoform X3: MKKKTHFSLHFDLTFLIVFFLGTVSVCASERVLITPHGGLTDAEALYIRQRQLLYYRDEFGDRGEDVTVDPSLVFENPRLKNAYIALQAWKQAILSDPFNLTGDWVGSSVCNYTGVFCAPAPDDHKIRTVAGIDLNHGDIAGYLPEELGLLNDLALFHINSNRFCGTVPHKFKNLKLLFELDISNNRFAGKFPEVVLKLPQLKFLDLRFNEFEGTVPRELFDKPLDAIFINHNRFRFDLPDNFGNSPVSVIVLANNKFHGCVPSSLGNMSNLNEIIMMNNGFRSCLPAEIGLLTNLTVFDVSFNELLGPLPDSFGNLVSIEQLNVAHNLLSGKIPASICKLPNLQNFTFSYNFFTGEPPACLSLADFSDRRNCLPNRPAQRSARQCKSFLSKPVDCNSFRCAPFVPALPPPPPPSPPLPSPPPPVLSPPISSPPPPVYSPPPPPPVYSPPPPPPVYSPPPPPPVYSPPPPPPPPPPPPPPSPPPPSPPPPSPSPPPPSPPPPSASPPPPSPPPPSPPPPIPYCVRSPPPPPPNSPPPPPPLFSPPPPIPYYYNSPPPPQHSPPPPHYSPPPPQYSPPPPPTPSPSPPPPVHYLPPPSPSPPPPPPTVYNSPPPPSPSPPPPVHYQSPPPPPVYPPPVPCENPPPPVVYESPPPPTPVYEGPLPPVIGVSYASPPPPPFY, encoded by the exons atgaagaagaagacccACTTCAGCCTCCACTTTGATCTGACCTTCctcattgttttctttctcGGCACAGTCTCGGTCTGTGCCTCTGAACGGGTCCTCATCACTCCCCATGGGGGCCTCACCGACGCCGAAGCCTTGTACATCAGGCAGCGCCAGCTTCTGTACTACAGGGACGAGTTCGGCGATAGAGGAGAGGATGTGACCGTAGACCCATCTCTGGTCTTCGAGAACCCGAGACTCAAAAATGCTTATATAGCATTGCAAGCTTGGAAGCAAGCTATTCTCTCTGATCCCTTTAATCTGACCGGTGACTGGGTTGGATCTAGTGTCTGTAACTATACTGGGGTGTTCTGCGCCCCTGCACCCGACGACCACAAGATCCGGACCGTTGCGGGCATTGATCTCAACCACGGTGACATTGCCGGGTACCTGCCGGAGGAGCTGGGCCTGCTCAACGATCTTGCATTGTTCCACATAAACTCCAACAGGTTCTGCGGCACAGTGCCGCACAAGTTCAAGAACCTGAAGCTTTTGTTTGAGCTGGATATTAGTAACAATCGCTTCGCGGGTAAGTTCCCGGAGGTGGTTCTGAAGCTCCCACAGCTCAAGTTCCTGGATCTGAGATTCAATGAATTCGAAGGGACTGTACCTAGAGAACTCTTTGACAAGCCATTGGACGCAATTTTCATCAATCACAATCGGTTCAGATTCGATCTTCCAGACAATTTCGGGAACTCGCCGGTGTCGGTCATCGTCCTGGCCAACAACAAGTTCCACGGTTGCGTCCCGTCAAGCCTCGGCAATATGTCCAACCTCAACGAGATCATCATGATGAACAATGGGTTCAGATCCTGCTTGCCTGCGGAAATTGGGCTGCTCACGAATTTGACGGTGTTCGACGTGAGTTTCAACGAGCTATTGGGCCCATTGCCGGACTCCTTCGGTAATCTGGTGAGCATCGAACAACTCAATGTGGCGCACAACTTGCTGTCGGGAAAAATCCCCGCGAGTATCTGTAAATTACCGAATCTTCAGAACTTCACTTTCTCGTATAACTTCTTCACCGGCGAGCCACCGGCGTGCTTGAGCCTTGCGGACTTCAGTGACAGGAGGAACTGCTTGCCCAATAGGCCGGCCCAGAGGTCCGCGAGGCAATGTAAGTCGTTCTTGTCGAAGCCTGTGGATTGCAATTCATTTAGATGTGCTCCGTTCGTTCCTGCTCTGCCTCCACCTCCCCCGCCTTCGCCACCTCTTCCATCTCCTCCGCCGCCGGTTCTGTCGCCACCTATTTCCTCACCACCTCCACCTGTTTACTCTCCGCCTCCGCCGCCACCAGTTTACTCTCCACCTCCGCCGCCACCGGTTTACTCTCCACCTCCACCGCCACCAGTTTACTCTCCACCTCCTCCGCCGCCACCGCCTCCACCTCCACCCCCACCGTCACCTCCCCCACCATCGCCTCCACCGCCATCCCCGTCTCCACCACCACCCTCGCCACCACCACCCTCAGCATCGccacctcctccatctccaCCACCGCCCTCACCACCGCCGCCTATTCCATACTGTGTCCGCTCTCCTCCTCCACCCCCACCAAATTCACCACCACCGCCACCTCCTTTGTTCTCCCCACCCCCACCAATACCATACTACTATAATTCTCCACCTCCACCGCAACATTCTCCCCCACCACCGCATTATTCACCGCCCCCGCCACA GTATTCTCCACCACCACCGCCAACGCCATCGCCATCACCACCACCTCCGGTTCATTACTTGCCACCCCCATCACCCTCACCCCCGCCCCCACCTCCTACAGTGTACAATTCACCGCCCCCGCCTTCACCTTCTCCACCCCCACCAGTTCACTACCAATCCCCTCCACCACCTCCAGTCTACCCCCCTCCAGTTCCATGTGAAAATCCACCACCCCCAGTTGTTTATGAAAGCCCGCCTCCTCCTACTCCAGTATACGAGGGGCCATTGCCACCAGTCATTGGAGTTTCATATGCATCTCCTCCGCCACCACCCTTCTATTGA
- the LOC121248711 gene encoding leucine-rich repeat extensin-like protein 4 isoform X2 produces the protein MKKKTHFSLHFDLTFLIVFFLGTVSVCASERVLITPHGGLTDAEALYIRQRQLLYYRDEFGDRGEDVTVDPSLVFENPRLKNAYIALQAWKQAILSDPFNLTGDWVGSSVCNYTGVFCAPAPDDHKIRTVAGIDLNHGDIAGYLPEELGLLNDLALFHINSNRFCGTVPHKFKNLKLLFELDISNNRFAGKFPEVVLKLPQLKFLDLRFNEFEGTVPRELFDKPLDAIFINHNRFRFDLPDNFGNSPVSVIVLANNKFHGCVPSSLGNMSNLNEIIMMNNGFRSCLPAEIGLLTNLTVFDVSFNELLGPLPDSFGNLVSIEQLNVAHNLLSGKIPASICKLPNLQNFTFSYNFFTGEPPACLSLADFSDRRNCLPNRPAQRSARQCKSFLSKPVDCNSFRCAPFVPALPPPPPPSPPLPSPPPPVLSPPISSPPPPVYSPPPPPPVYSPPPPPPVYSPPPPPPVYSPPPPPPPPPPPPPPSPPPPSPPPPSPSPPPPSPPPPSASPPPPSPPPPSPPPPIPYCVRSPPPPPPNSPPPPPPLFSPPPPIPYYYNSPPPPQHSPPPPHYSPPPPHSPPPPIYPYLSPPPPPTPVYSPPPPVHSPPPPSPPPCVEPPPPPPCVEYSPPPPHNSPPPPSPSPPPPVHYQSPPPPPVYPPPVPCENPPPPVVYESPPPPTPVYEGPLPPVIGVSYASPPPPPFY, from the exons atgaagaagaagacccACTTCAGCCTCCACTTTGATCTGACCTTCctcattgttttctttctcGGCACAGTCTCGGTCTGTGCCTCTGAACGGGTCCTCATCACTCCCCATGGGGGCCTCACCGACGCCGAAGCCTTGTACATCAGGCAGCGCCAGCTTCTGTACTACAGGGACGAGTTCGGCGATAGAGGAGAGGATGTGACCGTAGACCCATCTCTGGTCTTCGAGAACCCGAGACTCAAAAATGCTTATATAGCATTGCAAGCTTGGAAGCAAGCTATTCTCTCTGATCCCTTTAATCTGACCGGTGACTGGGTTGGATCTAGTGTCTGTAACTATACTGGGGTGTTCTGCGCCCCTGCACCCGACGACCACAAGATCCGGACCGTTGCGGGCATTGATCTCAACCACGGTGACATTGCCGGGTACCTGCCGGAGGAGCTGGGCCTGCTCAACGATCTTGCATTGTTCCACATAAACTCCAACAGGTTCTGCGGCACAGTGCCGCACAAGTTCAAGAACCTGAAGCTTTTGTTTGAGCTGGATATTAGTAACAATCGCTTCGCGGGTAAGTTCCCGGAGGTGGTTCTGAAGCTCCCACAGCTCAAGTTCCTGGATCTGAGATTCAATGAATTCGAAGGGACTGTACCTAGAGAACTCTTTGACAAGCCATTGGACGCAATTTTCATCAATCACAATCGGTTCAGATTCGATCTTCCAGACAATTTCGGGAACTCGCCGGTGTCGGTCATCGTCCTGGCCAACAACAAGTTCCACGGTTGCGTCCCGTCAAGCCTCGGCAATATGTCCAACCTCAACGAGATCATCATGATGAACAATGGGTTCAGATCCTGCTTGCCTGCGGAAATTGGGCTGCTCACGAATTTGACGGTGTTCGACGTGAGTTTCAACGAGCTATTGGGCCCATTGCCGGACTCCTTCGGTAATCTGGTGAGCATCGAACAACTCAATGTGGCGCACAACTTGCTGTCGGGAAAAATCCCCGCGAGTATCTGTAAATTACCGAATCTTCAGAACTTCACTTTCTCGTATAACTTCTTCACCGGCGAGCCACCGGCGTGCTTGAGCCTTGCGGACTTCAGTGACAGGAGGAACTGCTTGCCCAATAGGCCGGCCCAGAGGTCCGCGAGGCAATGTAAGTCGTTCTTGTCGAAGCCTGTGGATTGCAATTCATTTAGATGTGCTCCGTTCGTTCCTGCTCTGCCTCCACCTCCCCCGCCTTCGCCACCTCTTCCATCTCCTCCGCCGCCGGTTCTGTCGCCACCTATTTCCTCACCACCTCCACCTGTTTACTCTCCGCCTCCGCCGCCACCAGTTTACTCTCCACCTCCGCCGCCACCGGTTTACTCTCCACCTCCACCGCCACCAGTTTACTCTCCACCTCCTCCGCCGCCACCGCCTCCACCTCCACCCCCACCGTCACCTCCCCCACCATCGCCTCCACCGCCATCCCCGTCTCCACCACCACCCTCGCCACCACCACCCTCAGCATCGccacctcctccatctccaCCACCGCCCTCACCACCGCCGCCTATTCCATACTGTGTCCGCTCTCCTCCTCCACCCCCACCAAATTCACCACCACCGCCACCTCCTTTGTTCTCCCCACCCCCACCAATACCATACTACTATAATTCTCCACCTCCACCGCAACATTCTCCCCCACCACCGCATTATTCACCGCCCCCGCCACATTCACCTCCACCACCTATTTATCCCTATTTATCACCGCCTCCGCCTCCAACGCCTGTCTATTCTCCACCTCCCCCTGTCcattcaccaccaccaccatcaccaccCCCATGTGTAGagccacccccacccccaccatGTGTAGAGTATTCTCCACCACCACCGC ACAATTCACCGCCCCCGCCTTCACCTTCTCCACCCCCACCAGTTCACTACCAATCCCCTCCACCACCTCCAGTCTACCCCCCTCCAGTTCCATGTGAAAATCCACCACCCCCAGTTGTTTATGAAAGCCCGCCTCCTCCTACTCCAGTATACGAGGGGCCATTGCCACCAGTCATTGGAGTTTCATATGCATCTCCTCCGCCACCACCCTTCTATTGA
- the LOC121248711 gene encoding leucine-rich repeat extensin-like protein 4 isoform X6, whose protein sequence is MKKKTHFSLHFDLTFLIVFFLGTVSVCASERVLITPHGGLTDAEALYIRQRQLLYYRDEFGDRGEDVTVDPSLVFENPRLKNAYIALQAWKQAILSDPFNLTGDWVGSSVCNYTGVFCAPAPDDHKIRTVAGIDLNHGDIAGYLPEELGLLNDLALFHINSNRFCGTVPHKFKNLKLLFELDISNNRFAGKFPEVVLKLPQLKFLDLRFNEFEGTVPRELFDKPLDAIFINHNRFRFDLPDNFGNSPVSVIVLANNKFHGCVPSSLGNMSNLNEIIMMNNGFRSCLPAEIGLLTNLTVFDVSFNELLGPLPDSFGNLVSIEQLNVAHNLLSGKIPASICKLPNLQNFTFSYNFFTGEPPACLSLADFSDRRNCLPNRPAQRSARQCKSFLSKPVDCNSFRCAPFVPALPPPPPPSPPLPSPPPPVLSPPISSPPPPVYSPPPPPPVYSPPPPPPVYSPPPPPPVYSPPPPPHSPPPPQHSPPPPHYSPPPPHSPPPPIYPYLSPPPPPTPVYSPPPPVHSPPPPSPPPCVEPPPPPPCVEYSPPPPPTPSPSPPPPVHYLPPPSPSPPPPPPTVYNSPPPPSPSPPPPVHYQSPPPPPVYPPPVPCENPPPPVVYESPPPPTPVYEGPLPPVIGVSYASPPPPPFY, encoded by the exons atgaagaagaagacccACTTCAGCCTCCACTTTGATCTGACCTTCctcattgttttctttctcGGCACAGTCTCGGTCTGTGCCTCTGAACGGGTCCTCATCACTCCCCATGGGGGCCTCACCGACGCCGAAGCCTTGTACATCAGGCAGCGCCAGCTTCTGTACTACAGGGACGAGTTCGGCGATAGAGGAGAGGATGTGACCGTAGACCCATCTCTGGTCTTCGAGAACCCGAGACTCAAAAATGCTTATATAGCATTGCAAGCTTGGAAGCAAGCTATTCTCTCTGATCCCTTTAATCTGACCGGTGACTGGGTTGGATCTAGTGTCTGTAACTATACTGGGGTGTTCTGCGCCCCTGCACCCGACGACCACAAGATCCGGACCGTTGCGGGCATTGATCTCAACCACGGTGACATTGCCGGGTACCTGCCGGAGGAGCTGGGCCTGCTCAACGATCTTGCATTGTTCCACATAAACTCCAACAGGTTCTGCGGCACAGTGCCGCACAAGTTCAAGAACCTGAAGCTTTTGTTTGAGCTGGATATTAGTAACAATCGCTTCGCGGGTAAGTTCCCGGAGGTGGTTCTGAAGCTCCCACAGCTCAAGTTCCTGGATCTGAGATTCAATGAATTCGAAGGGACTGTACCTAGAGAACTCTTTGACAAGCCATTGGACGCAATTTTCATCAATCACAATCGGTTCAGATTCGATCTTCCAGACAATTTCGGGAACTCGCCGGTGTCGGTCATCGTCCTGGCCAACAACAAGTTCCACGGTTGCGTCCCGTCAAGCCTCGGCAATATGTCCAACCTCAACGAGATCATCATGATGAACAATGGGTTCAGATCCTGCTTGCCTGCGGAAATTGGGCTGCTCACGAATTTGACGGTGTTCGACGTGAGTTTCAACGAGCTATTGGGCCCATTGCCGGACTCCTTCGGTAATCTGGTGAGCATCGAACAACTCAATGTGGCGCACAACTTGCTGTCGGGAAAAATCCCCGCGAGTATCTGTAAATTACCGAATCTTCAGAACTTCACTTTCTCGTATAACTTCTTCACCGGCGAGCCACCGGCGTGCTTGAGCCTTGCGGACTTCAGTGACAGGAGGAACTGCTTGCCCAATAGGCCGGCCCAGAGGTCCGCGAGGCAATGTAAGTCGTTCTTGTCGAAGCCTGTGGATTGCAATTCATTTAGATGTGCTCCGTTCGTTCCTGCTCTGCCTCCACCTCCCCCGCCTTCGCCACCTCTTCCATCTCCTCCGCCGCCGGTTCTGTCGCCACCTATTTCCTCACCACCTCCACCTGTTTACTCTCCGCCTCCGCCGCCACCAGTTTACTCTCCACCTCCGCCGCCACCGGTTTACTCTCCACCTCCACCGCCACCAGTTTACTCTCCACCTCCTCCGCCGC ATTCTCCACCTCCACCGCAACATTCTCCCCCACCACCGCATTATTCACCGCCCCCGCCACATTCACCTCCACCACCTATTTATCCCTATTTATCACCGCCTCCGCCTCCAACGCCTGTCTATTCTCCACCTCCCCCTGTCcattcaccaccaccaccatcaccaccCCCATGTGTAGagccacccccacccccaccatGTGTAGAGTATTCTCCACCACCACCGCCAACGCCATCGCCATCACCACCACCTCCGGTTCATTACTTGCCACCCCCATCACCCTCACCCCCGCCCCCACCTCCTACAGTGTACAATTCACCGCCCCCGCCTTCACCTTCTCCACCCCCACCAGTTCACTACCAATCCCCTCCACCACCTCCAGTCTACCCCCCTCCAGTTCCATGTGAAAATCCACCACCCCCAGTTGTTTATGAAAGCCCGCCTCCTCCTACTCCAGTATACGAGGGGCCATTGCCACCAGTCATTGGAGTTTCATATGCATCTCCTCCGCCACCACCCTTCTATTGA
- the LOC121248711 gene encoding leucine-rich repeat extensin-like protein 4 isoform X5, whose amino-acid sequence MKKKTHFSLHFDLTFLIVFFLGTVSVCASERVLITPHGGLTDAEALYIRQRQLLYYRDEFGDRGEDVTVDPSLVFENPRLKNAYIALQAWKQAILSDPFNLTGDWVGSSVCNYTGVFCAPAPDDHKIRTVAGIDLNHGDIAGYLPEELGLLNDLALFHINSNRFCGTVPHKFKNLKLLFELDISNNRFAGKFPEVVLKLPQLKFLDLRFNEFEGTVPRELFDKPLDAIFINHNRFRFDLPDNFGNSPVSVIVLANNKFHGCVPSSLGNMSNLNEIIMMNNGFRSCLPAEIGLLTNLTVFDVSFNELLGPLPDSFGNLVSIEQLNVAHNLLSGKIPASICKLPNLQNFTFSYNFFTGEPPACLSLADFSDRRNCLPNRPAQRSARQCKSFLSKPVDCNSFRCAPFVPALPPPPPPSPPLPSPPPPVLSPPISSPPPPVYSPPPPPPVYSPPPPPPVYSPPPPPPVYSPPPPPPPPPPPPPPSPPPPSPPPPSPSPPPPSPPPPSASPPPPSPPPPSPPPPIPYCVRSPPPPPPNSPPPPPPLFSPPPPIPYYYNSPPPPQHSPPPPHYSPPPPQYSPPPPHNSPPPPSPSPPPPVHYQSPPPPPVYPPPVPCENPPPPVVYESPPPPTPVYEGPLPPVIGVSYASPPPPPFY is encoded by the exons atgaagaagaagacccACTTCAGCCTCCACTTTGATCTGACCTTCctcattgttttctttctcGGCACAGTCTCGGTCTGTGCCTCTGAACGGGTCCTCATCACTCCCCATGGGGGCCTCACCGACGCCGAAGCCTTGTACATCAGGCAGCGCCAGCTTCTGTACTACAGGGACGAGTTCGGCGATAGAGGAGAGGATGTGACCGTAGACCCATCTCTGGTCTTCGAGAACCCGAGACTCAAAAATGCTTATATAGCATTGCAAGCTTGGAAGCAAGCTATTCTCTCTGATCCCTTTAATCTGACCGGTGACTGGGTTGGATCTAGTGTCTGTAACTATACTGGGGTGTTCTGCGCCCCTGCACCCGACGACCACAAGATCCGGACCGTTGCGGGCATTGATCTCAACCACGGTGACATTGCCGGGTACCTGCCGGAGGAGCTGGGCCTGCTCAACGATCTTGCATTGTTCCACATAAACTCCAACAGGTTCTGCGGCACAGTGCCGCACAAGTTCAAGAACCTGAAGCTTTTGTTTGAGCTGGATATTAGTAACAATCGCTTCGCGGGTAAGTTCCCGGAGGTGGTTCTGAAGCTCCCACAGCTCAAGTTCCTGGATCTGAGATTCAATGAATTCGAAGGGACTGTACCTAGAGAACTCTTTGACAAGCCATTGGACGCAATTTTCATCAATCACAATCGGTTCAGATTCGATCTTCCAGACAATTTCGGGAACTCGCCGGTGTCGGTCATCGTCCTGGCCAACAACAAGTTCCACGGTTGCGTCCCGTCAAGCCTCGGCAATATGTCCAACCTCAACGAGATCATCATGATGAACAATGGGTTCAGATCCTGCTTGCCTGCGGAAATTGGGCTGCTCACGAATTTGACGGTGTTCGACGTGAGTTTCAACGAGCTATTGGGCCCATTGCCGGACTCCTTCGGTAATCTGGTGAGCATCGAACAACTCAATGTGGCGCACAACTTGCTGTCGGGAAAAATCCCCGCGAGTATCTGTAAATTACCGAATCTTCAGAACTTCACTTTCTCGTATAACTTCTTCACCGGCGAGCCACCGGCGTGCTTGAGCCTTGCGGACTTCAGTGACAGGAGGAACTGCTTGCCCAATAGGCCGGCCCAGAGGTCCGCGAGGCAATGTAAGTCGTTCTTGTCGAAGCCTGTGGATTGCAATTCATTTAGATGTGCTCCGTTCGTTCCTGCTCTGCCTCCACCTCCCCCGCCTTCGCCACCTCTTCCATCTCCTCCGCCGCCGGTTCTGTCGCCACCTATTTCCTCACCACCTCCACCTGTTTACTCTCCGCCTCCGCCGCCACCAGTTTACTCTCCACCTCCGCCGCCACCGGTTTACTCTCCACCTCCACCGCCACCAGTTTACTCTCCACCTCCTCCGCCGCCACCGCCTCCACCTCCACCCCCACCGTCACCTCCCCCACCATCGCCTCCACCGCCATCCCCGTCTCCACCACCACCCTCGCCACCACCACCCTCAGCATCGccacctcctccatctccaCCACCGCCCTCACCACCGCCGCCTATTCCATACTGTGTCCGCTCTCCTCCTCCACCCCCACCAAATTCACCACCACCGCCACCTCCTTTGTTCTCCCCACCCCCACCAATACCATACTACTATAATTCTCCACCTCCACCGCAACATTCTCCCCCACCACCGCATTATTCACCGCCCCCGCCACA GTATTCTCCACCACCACCGC ACAATTCACCGCCCCCGCCTTCACCTTCTCCACCCCCACCAGTTCACTACCAATCCCCTCCACCACCTCCAGTCTACCCCCCTCCAGTTCCATGTGAAAATCCACCACCCCCAGTTGTTTATGAAAGCCCGCCTCCTCCTACTCCAGTATACGAGGGGCCATTGCCACCAGTCATTGGAGTTTCATATGCATCTCCTCCGCCACCACCCTTCTATTGA
- the LOC121248711 gene encoding leucine-rich repeat extensin-like protein 4 isoform X1 translates to MKKKTHFSLHFDLTFLIVFFLGTVSVCASERVLITPHGGLTDAEALYIRQRQLLYYRDEFGDRGEDVTVDPSLVFENPRLKNAYIALQAWKQAILSDPFNLTGDWVGSSVCNYTGVFCAPAPDDHKIRTVAGIDLNHGDIAGYLPEELGLLNDLALFHINSNRFCGTVPHKFKNLKLLFELDISNNRFAGKFPEVVLKLPQLKFLDLRFNEFEGTVPRELFDKPLDAIFINHNRFRFDLPDNFGNSPVSVIVLANNKFHGCVPSSLGNMSNLNEIIMMNNGFRSCLPAEIGLLTNLTVFDVSFNELLGPLPDSFGNLVSIEQLNVAHNLLSGKIPASICKLPNLQNFTFSYNFFTGEPPACLSLADFSDRRNCLPNRPAQRSARQCKSFLSKPVDCNSFRCAPFVPALPPPPPPSPPLPSPPPPVLSPPISSPPPPVYSPPPPPPVYSPPPPPPVYSPPPPPPVYSPPPPPPPPPPPPPPSPPPPSPPPPSPSPPPPSPPPPSASPPPPSPPPPSPPPPIPYCVRSPPPPPPNSPPPPPPLFSPPPPIPYYYNSPPPPQHSPPPPHYSPPPPHSPPPPIYPYLSPPPPPTPVYSPPPPVHSPPPPSPPPCVEPPPPPPCVEYSPPPPPTPSPSPPPPVHYLPPPSPSPPPPPPTVYNSPPPPSPSPPPPVHYQSPPPPPVYPPPVPCENPPPPVVYESPPPPTPVYEGPLPPVIGVSYASPPPPPFY, encoded by the coding sequence atgaagaagaagacccACTTCAGCCTCCACTTTGATCTGACCTTCctcattgttttctttctcGGCACAGTCTCGGTCTGTGCCTCTGAACGGGTCCTCATCACTCCCCATGGGGGCCTCACCGACGCCGAAGCCTTGTACATCAGGCAGCGCCAGCTTCTGTACTACAGGGACGAGTTCGGCGATAGAGGAGAGGATGTGACCGTAGACCCATCTCTGGTCTTCGAGAACCCGAGACTCAAAAATGCTTATATAGCATTGCAAGCTTGGAAGCAAGCTATTCTCTCTGATCCCTTTAATCTGACCGGTGACTGGGTTGGATCTAGTGTCTGTAACTATACTGGGGTGTTCTGCGCCCCTGCACCCGACGACCACAAGATCCGGACCGTTGCGGGCATTGATCTCAACCACGGTGACATTGCCGGGTACCTGCCGGAGGAGCTGGGCCTGCTCAACGATCTTGCATTGTTCCACATAAACTCCAACAGGTTCTGCGGCACAGTGCCGCACAAGTTCAAGAACCTGAAGCTTTTGTTTGAGCTGGATATTAGTAACAATCGCTTCGCGGGTAAGTTCCCGGAGGTGGTTCTGAAGCTCCCACAGCTCAAGTTCCTGGATCTGAGATTCAATGAATTCGAAGGGACTGTACCTAGAGAACTCTTTGACAAGCCATTGGACGCAATTTTCATCAATCACAATCGGTTCAGATTCGATCTTCCAGACAATTTCGGGAACTCGCCGGTGTCGGTCATCGTCCTGGCCAACAACAAGTTCCACGGTTGCGTCCCGTCAAGCCTCGGCAATATGTCCAACCTCAACGAGATCATCATGATGAACAATGGGTTCAGATCCTGCTTGCCTGCGGAAATTGGGCTGCTCACGAATTTGACGGTGTTCGACGTGAGTTTCAACGAGCTATTGGGCCCATTGCCGGACTCCTTCGGTAATCTGGTGAGCATCGAACAACTCAATGTGGCGCACAACTTGCTGTCGGGAAAAATCCCCGCGAGTATCTGTAAATTACCGAATCTTCAGAACTTCACTTTCTCGTATAACTTCTTCACCGGCGAGCCACCGGCGTGCTTGAGCCTTGCGGACTTCAGTGACAGGAGGAACTGCTTGCCCAATAGGCCGGCCCAGAGGTCCGCGAGGCAATGTAAGTCGTTCTTGTCGAAGCCTGTGGATTGCAATTCATTTAGATGTGCTCCGTTCGTTCCTGCTCTGCCTCCACCTCCCCCGCCTTCGCCACCTCTTCCATCTCCTCCGCCGCCGGTTCTGTCGCCACCTATTTCCTCACCACCTCCACCTGTTTACTCTCCGCCTCCGCCGCCACCAGTTTACTCTCCACCTCCGCCGCCACCGGTTTACTCTCCACCTCCACCGCCACCAGTTTACTCTCCACCTCCTCCGCCGCCACCGCCTCCACCTCCACCCCCACCGTCACCTCCCCCACCATCGCCTCCACCGCCATCCCCGTCTCCACCACCACCCTCGCCACCACCACCCTCAGCATCGccacctcctccatctccaCCACCGCCCTCACCACCGCCGCCTATTCCATACTGTGTCCGCTCTCCTCCTCCACCCCCACCAAATTCACCACCACCGCCACCTCCTTTGTTCTCCCCACCCCCACCAATACCATACTACTATAATTCTCCACCTCCACCGCAACATTCTCCCCCACCACCGCATTATTCACCGCCCCCGCCACATTCACCTCCACCACCTATTTATCCCTATTTATCACCGCCTCCGCCTCCAACGCCTGTCTATTCTCCACCTCCCCCTGTCcattcaccaccaccaccatcaccaccCCCATGTGTAGagccacccccacccccaccatGTGTAGAGTATTCTCCACCACCACCGCCAACGCCATCGCCATCACCACCACCTCCGGTTCATTACTTGCCACCCCCATCACCCTCACCCCCGCCCCCACCTCCTACAGTGTACAATTCACCGCCCCCGCCTTCACCTTCTCCACCCCCACCAGTTCACTACCAATCCCCTCCACCACCTCCAGTCTACCCCCCTCCAGTTCCATGTGAAAATCCACCACCCCCAGTTGTTTATGAAAGCCCGCCTCCTCCTACTCCAGTATACGAGGGGCCATTGCCACCAGTCATTGGAGTTTCATATGCATCTCCTCCGCCACCACCCTTCTATTGA